The DNA window CCCCGCGCCGACCGGGTCGAGGCGGCCCGGCCGCGGGTCCCTGGAGTCGGGGACGAGCACGGACATCGCGATCAGGGCGGTGATCACGATGGGGACGTTGACCAGGAAGACCGAGCCCCACCAGAAGTGCTCCAGGAGGATGCCGCCGGTGATCGGCCCTATGGCCACGGCGAGGCCCACGGCGCCCGCCCAGATGCCGATGGCCTTGGGCTGCTCCTCGCGCTCGAAGACGTTCATGATGATCGCGAGGGTCGCGGGCATCACGAACGCGCCGCCGAAGCCCATGAGCGCGCGGAAGGCGATGAGCTCGGTGGGCGAGCCGGAGAAGGCGGAGAGCACGGAGCCGGCGCCGAAGACGACCATGCCCGCGAGCAGGACCTTCTTGCGGCCGAGCCGGTCGCCCAGCAGGCCGGCGGTGAACAGGATCCCGGCGAAGACCAGGGTGTAGGAGTTGACGGCCCACTCCAGCTGGCTCTGGGTGGCGCCGAGGCCGATGGGCGCGGGGGTGGCGATCGTCTTCATCGCGACGTTCAGGATCGAGTTGTCCAGCACGACGATGAGCAGGCTGAACAGCAGGACGGCCAGGATCGCCCAGCGCCTGCGGTGCACCGCCTCCGGGACCTTCCGGGGCGGCGCGGCGCCCGGGGCGCCGGAGGGAGCGGGTGTCATGCCCGCCAGCCTAGATCCTTTCCGATACGAACCCGTCTCGTATTGGAAAACCTTTACCCCGGTCCGACGAACGGGTGTGCGTGGGGGTCCCTTCCCCGCCCGGAGCGCGCGTGTCAGCATGGAGGTGATCCGGGGACGCCGTCAGGGCGCCTCGAGACGACATCAACACAGGAGCAACCGCCATGACGACGACGCATGCCTCGAACACCCCCGACAGCAGCCGCGACCCCAAGGCGCTGTACGGGGGCAAGGGATCCCGGCGCATCACCGTCCGCGACATCGCCGCCGCCAAGGTGCGCGGCGAGAAGTGGCCCATGCTCACCGCGTACGACGCGATGACCGCCTCCGTCTTCGACGAGGCCGGCATCCCCGTCCTGCTCGTCGGCGACTCCATGGGCAACTGTCACCTCGGCTACGAGTCCACCGTGCCCGTCACCATGGACGAGATAGCCGTCCTCTCCGCCGCCGTCGTCCGCGGCACCAAGCGCGCCCTGATCGTCGCCGACCTGCCCTTCGGCTCCTACCAGGAGGGCCCGGTCCAGGCGCTGCGCAGCGCCACGCGGCTCGTCAAGGAGACCGGCGCGAACGCGGTCAAGCTGGAGGGCGGCGAGCGGTCCGCCGAGGCGATCAAGCTGCTGGTCGACGCCGGCATCCCGGTGATGGCCCACATCGGCCTCACCCCCCAGTCGGTCAACGCCTTCGGCGGCTACCCCGTGCAGGGCCGCGGCGAGGAGGCCGCGCAGCAGCTGCTGCGCGACGCCAAGGCCGTGCAGGACGCGGGCGCCTTCTCCGTCGTCCTGGAGCTCGTCCCGGCCGGGCTGGCCGCCGAGGTCACCCGCACCCTGCACATCCCGACCGTCGGCATCGGCGCGGGCTCGCAGTGCGACGCGCAGGTGCTCGTGTGGACGGACATGGCCGGCATGACGTCCGGCCGCGTGCCGCGCTTCGTCAAGCAGTACGCGCAGCTGCGGGAGGTTCTCGGCGGGGCGGCGCGCGCCTTCGCGGAGGACGTGGTGGACGGTGCGTACCCGGCCGAGGAGCACGCTTTCCACTAGGCGGCTACCCGCTGACAGGTCACCGACAAACCCCTGTCGGTGACCTGTCGGTGCGTTGTCAGTGGCTGCTGGCACTGTGGTGGGCATGACGCGAAACGACACCACACGAGGGGCGGGCAGCGGCGGGAACGCCGTCGAAGTCCGCGGCCTCGTCAAGCACTTCGGGGACACCAAGGCGCTCAACGGCGTCGATCTCGACGTACGCGAGGGCACCGTCCTCGGCGTGCTCGGGCCCAACGGCGCGGGCAAGACCACCCTCGTGCGCTGCCTGTCCACGCTGCTCCGGCCGGACGCGGGCACCGCCCGCGTCGCGGGGTACGACGTGGTGGCCCAGCCCCGCCAGCTGCGCCGCGTGATCGGCCTGACCGGCCAGTACGCCTCGGTGGACGAGAAGCTGTCCGGCTTCGAGAACCTGTACATGATCGGCCGGCTGCTGGACCTCTCCCGCAAGGACGCCCGCCGCCGCGGCGAGGAGATGCTGGAGCGCTTCTCCCTCACCGAGGCCGCCAAGCGCCCCGCCGGGCAGTACTCCGGCGGCATGCGCCGCCGGCTGGACCTCGCCGCCTCCATGATCGGCCAACCGGCCGTGCTGTATCTGGACGAGCCCACCACCGGCCTCGACCCCCGCACCCGCAACGAGGTGTGGGAGGAGGTCCAGCGGATGGTCTCCGAGGGCGCCACCGTCCTCCTCACCACGCAGTACATGGAGGAGGCCGAGCAGCTCGCCCACGAGCTCACCGTCATCGACCGCGGCCAGGTCATCGCGGGCGGCCGGGTGGACGAGCTGAAGGCGAAGGTCGGCGGGCGCACCCTGCAGATCCGCCCGGCGGACCGCGCCGAGCTGCCCCGCATGGTCGGC is part of the Streptomyces roseifaciens genome and encodes:
- the panB gene encoding 3-methyl-2-oxobutanoate hydroxymethyltransferase — protein: MTTTHASNTPDSSRDPKALYGGKGSRRITVRDIAAAKVRGEKWPMLTAYDAMTASVFDEAGIPVLLVGDSMGNCHLGYESTVPVTMDEIAVLSAAVVRGTKRALIVADLPFGSYQEGPVQALRSATRLVKETGANAVKLEGGERSAEAIKLLVDAGIPVMAHIGLTPQSVNAFGGYPVQGRGEEAAQQLLRDAKAVQDAGAFSVVLELVPAGLAAEVTRTLHIPTVGIGAGSQCDAQVLVWTDMAGMTSGRVPRFVKQYAQLREVLGGAARAFAEDVVDGAYPAEEHAFH
- a CDS encoding ATP-binding cassette domain-containing protein, whose amino-acid sequence is MTRNDTTRGAGSGGNAVEVRGLVKHFGDTKALNGVDLDVREGTVLGVLGPNGAGKTTLVRCLSTLLRPDAGTARVAGYDVVAQPRQLRRVIGLTGQYASVDEKLSGFENLYMIGRLLDLSRKDARRRGEEMLERFSLTEAAKRPAGQYSGGMRRRLDLAASMIGQPAVLYLDEPTTGLDPRTRNEVWEEVQRMVSEGATVLLTTQYMEEAEQLAHELTVIDRGQVIAGGRVDELKAKVGGRTLQIRPADRAELPRMVGALAQAQLDGIAGATADEAEGVVNVPIISDEQLTAVVALLGSRGFAISGISTHLPSLDEVFLAVTGQKASVPQQDAADTDALQEVAA